The Lolium rigidum isolate FL_2022 chromosome 1, APGP_CSIRO_Lrig_0.1, whole genome shotgun sequence region ATGGGCCGACAGAAAGCTGCAAGATTTGCATGCTAAAGgtgaggttttttttttcttccgagATCTAATGCTAAAGGGACATTGACAAGCTAAAGAAAGCGAGATTGACAAGATTAGTTGGTGGTAACTCACTCGCATGACCTGATGATCCTCCACGCCCACAAAGTTCATAATAGGGAGCAGTGGAACACATCAACGTTGGGAATTTCCATCACATGACACGTGAATGATTGGTCCTTCCAGCTTTCGTTCTTTGTCATGGTCTCTGGCAGATGATTCACGCTGAAACAAATCCATGGTTCTCTTTTCACAGTGAAAACTATCGACTGTTATTTTGACAgttgcagtagtacgaggttggAAATGATTTGATTGGCCCAGACCTCTGAGAACATTTTGGTTCATGGATCACAGAATGACGACAAAAATAGGGCATTTAAACAATGAACATTTTTGTTCATGGATCACGACCTGACGGCAAAAACCAAGCAGCTGCTCAACCATCAAAGCTACAGATCAATATATCCTCCGCAGAAAGTGCATACATAAGACCCTCTACATAAAATACAGTTTTCCTGACCTGGTAGCATGAATGGTTCCACTGCACAATCTACGTAATACACTGCAAAAACTTCACAAACAAAAATATCATAAGAATGATCACACTGAACAATCCACTGCAATCTACGGAATCTCTATTATCAATTTATCATTCCAGATTTGAGGAATCTAGAGCAAGGCCTGAAACTAGCAAGTAATACTTCCAAGTACAGATAAAATTAGCCGCCGAATATTTTACAATGTTGTATTACTCAACAACAACTATCTCAAGTTATGAGATAGGACATACTAAACCTAACTTCCAAGCTAGGCTACGGAAAAATGGGACTGTTACAGTGTCGCGGGGCTTATAAACCCACACATCTGTCAGTACAGTCAGTTTGCCTCTGCCAGGCTATCAAGGAAGCCCTGCAGCTCCTTCAAGCCTTCTGCAGATATACTTCTCTGAACCCGAGGCCTGGGAACTGTAAGGGCAGGAGGCGCCCTAGAGTTGAAGCAGACAACAACTACAGAAAGGTTATCGCCGCTCTTCCGCTTGATGGCCTCGTCAACTAAGTCTTTACAGCAAGCAGCAGGGTCGTTGTGCTCTTGGAGCCTCCGTCGCGCAAAATCTACCGCATTTTGGCTGCGGAATACATCCCAGATACCGTCACAACCGATGATCATGAATTCATCATCCTCAGTAAGATTCCTCATCATCACCTCAGGCTCCGCACTAAGAGGCCCAAGACCATCACAAGCTTTCAGTCCTTCCATGTGCCAGTCCCCAATTGCTCTAGCAACATTGAGCAACCCATTCAGGTATCCATCGTCAACATAACCACCCGAGGCTTCAATGCGCATCTTCTCTCTATCGCAAGATGGCTTGTGGTCCCTGGACATCTCAATTGCCTTTCCACGGCAACATAACACTGCTCTACAATCACCAGCATTTGCCACCAGAAGTGACCTGTCAACAACGCAGAatttttt contains the following coding sequences:
- the LOC124683816 gene encoding probable protein phosphatase 2C 57 isoform X2, translating into MVNLSQLYGLEAGLILGQGAQWRMPTSVVTTSCKILDPKAVKKGPAHFMGFLMDMVENTLRTLCAAICQDACSVNSSLASGTTALAALIIGRSLLVANAGDCRAVLCCRGKAIEMSRDHKPSCDREKMRIEASGGYVDDGYLNGLLNVARAIGDWHMEGLKACDGLGPLSAEPEVMMRNLTEDDEFMIIGCDGIWDVFRSQNAVDFARRRLQEHNDPAACCKDLVDEAIKRKSGDNLSVVVVCFNSRAPPALTVPRPRVQRSISAEGLKELQGFLDSLAEAN
- the LOC124683816 gene encoding probable protein phosphatase 2C 57 isoform X1; its protein translation is MEELRLGGGGGGKPPIPSPARKPVLSRHASFARGPLNNTKSETERIFERVDGEFIPVVRSGGWADIGSRSTMEDAYICCDNFLQDFGPESCEEGPSSFYGVFDGHGGKHAADFVCSNLPRFIVEGDGFPGEIEKAVSSAFLQTDAAFADACSVNSSLASGTTALAALIIGRSLLVANAGDCRAVLCCRGKAIEMSRDHKPSCDREKMRIEASGGYVDDGYLNGLLNVARAIGDWHMEGLKACDGLGPLSAEPEVMMRNLTEDDEFMIIGCDGIWDVFRSQNAVDFARRRLQEHNDPAACCKDLVDEAIKRKSGDNLSVVVVCFNSRAPPALTVPRPRVQRSISAEGLKELQGFLDSLAEAN